From a single Raphanus sativus cultivar WK10039 chromosome 3, ASM80110v3, whole genome shotgun sequence genomic region:
- the LOC108832056 gene encoding mechanosensitive ion channel protein 2, chloroplastic isoform X2, whose translation MGPLSFGVPLGQYGFRNILLSDYLRRPISSVPCRATAFRCHSFYAGVKFIEPPIRAATMVLTKSHGLIQQFPLVYKLVPSVALLVFSLWGIVPLVRQGRNLLLNKKNDNGWKKSGTYRVMTSYVQPLLLWLGALFICRALDPVVLPTEASKIVKDRLLNFVRSLSTVLAFAYCISSLIQQTQKLFSETSDPNDARNMGFQFAGKAVYSAVWVAAVALFMELLGFSTHKWLTAGGLGTVLITLAGREILTNFLSSVMIHATRPFVRNERIQIKIEGYEVSGTVEQVGWWSPTIIRGDHREAIHIPNHKFTVNVVRNITQKTHWRIKTHLAISYLDVNKINTIVADMRKVLAKNPQVEQQKLHRRVFLEDVDPENQALVILISCFVKTSHREEYLSVKEAILLDLLRVISHHRARLATPIRTIRKMHTAADMETAPFGESMYGPGGVASKRSSVVIEPSYKIYGEDKSKSQKRASKPTTGEQDKVSSPKSKETPSSDSKVVSDTNKVPDETVVKPGTKPVSKPKSTAGVSGDEKPKTKRSGNTTKSSSPKKETDGSTSSVSRSAVEENLVLGVALEGSKRTLPIDEEEIRSSTKEADAKELTGASRRSGKRPLVTDKENKDGQSQTDASSTEL comes from the exons ATGGGTCCTCTCTCATTTGGCGTCCcg TTGGGGCAATATGGTTTCAGGAATATTTTACTCTCGGATTACCTTCGTAGGCCTATTTCTTCGGTACCGTGCAGAGCCACTGCTTTTAGGTGTCATTCGTTTTATGCAGGAGTCAAGTTCATTGAACCTCCTATCAGAGCTGCCACTATGGTGCTAACAAA GTCACACGGGTTAATACAACAATTCCCTCTTGTATATAAGTTGGTTCCATCTGTTGCTCTTCTTGTTTTCTCCCTGTGGGGTATAGTGCCTCTTGTTCGCCAAGGAAGAAACCTATTACTCAAT AAGAAAAATGATAACGGATGGAAAAAGAGTGGAACGTACCGTGTTATGACCTCGTATGTTCAACCCCTGCTGTTATGGTTAGGTGCCCTATTTATCTGCAG GGCATTAGATCCTGTTGTTCTTCCAACTGAAGCTAGCAAAATTGTCAAAGATAGGCTTTTGAATTTCGTGAGGTCATTGTCAACAGTACTTGCATTTGCCTATTGCATATCGAG TCTTATCCAACAAACACAGAAGCTCTTCTCGGAAACAAGTGACCCAAACGATGCAAGAAAT ATGGGATTTCAATTTGCTGGGAAAGCAGTGTATTCTGCCGTATGGGTTGCTGCTGTTGCACTATTCATGGAGTTGCTTGGTTTCTCTACACACAAATGGCTCACTGCTGGAGGTCTTGGGACAGTTTTGATTACTCTTGCTGGCCGAGAG ATTTTGACAAACTTTCTTTCAAGTGTTATGATACACGCAACCAGGCCATTTGTTCGGAACGAGCGGATTCAAATAAAGATTGAAGGTTATGAAGTTTCTGGTACTGTGGAG CAAGTTGGTTGGTGGTCACCAACGATCATAAGAGGTGACCACCGAGAGGCGATCCACATCCCAAACCACAAGTTCACAGTCAATGTTGTGAGAAACATTACTCAGAAAACTCATTGGCGTATCAAAACCCACCTAGCTATCAGTTACTTGGACGTTAACAAAATAAAT ACTATTGTAGCTGACATGCGGAAAGTATTGGCCAAGAACCCTCAAGTTGAGCAACAGAAGCTGCACAGAAGGGTATTCTTGGAGGATGTCGATCCAGAAAATCAAGCTCTTGTG ATACTTATTTCTTGTTTTGTGAAGACGTCCCATCGCGAAGAATACTTATCTGTAAAG GAAGCTATATTGTTGGACCTTCTTAGAGTCATAAGCCATCACCGAGCACGTCTAGCTACACCGATTCGTACAATCCGAAAGATGCACACAGCCGCTGATATGGAAACTGCACCGTTTGGAGAATCAATGTACGGTCCTGGAGGTGTTGCTTCTAAGCGTTCTTCGGTGGTGATCGAACCCTCGTACAAGATATATGGGGAAGACAAATCGAAATCTCAGAAACGCGCATCAAAACCAACGACTGGAGAGCAAGACAAAGTTTCCAGTCCAAAGTCCAAAGAAACGCCTTCTTCAGACTCAAAGGTGGTTTCTGATACCAACAAGGTACCTGATGAAACAGTAGTAAAGCCAGGAACCAAACCGGTCTCTAAACCAAAGAGTACAGCAGGAGTGTCGGGAGATGAGAAACCAAAGACCAAGAGAAGTGGCAACACAACAAAGTCGTCGTCACCAAAGAAGGAAACAGATGGTTCAACTTCATCAGTATCTAGATCAGCTGTGGAAGAGAATTTAGTACTGGGCGTTGCACTAGAGGGGTCAAAGAGAACACTTCCAATAGATGAAGAAGAGATTCGATCTTCCACCAAGGAAGCAGATGCTAAAGAACTGACCGGTGCTTCACGTAGATCTGGAAAGAGGCCGCTGGTGACTGATAAGGAAAATAAAGATGGCCAGTCTCAAACTGATGCTTCATCTACTGAACTCTGA
- the LOC108832056 gene encoding mechanosensitive ion channel protein 2, chloroplastic isoform X1, which translates to MTLYGSLQLSHGLGLCRNQGYYNPQDSAITRRLGIISMGPLSFGVPLGQYGFRNILLSDYLRRPISSVPCRATAFRCHSFYAGVKFIEPPIRAATMVLTKSHGLIQQFPLVYKLVPSVALLVFSLWGIVPLVRQGRNLLLNKKNDNGWKKSGTYRVMTSYVQPLLLWLGALFICRALDPVVLPTEASKIVKDRLLNFVRSLSTVLAFAYCISSLIQQTQKLFSETSDPNDARNMGFQFAGKAVYSAVWVAAVALFMELLGFSTHKWLTAGGLGTVLITLAGREILTNFLSSVMIHATRPFVRNERIQIKIEGYEVSGTVEQVGWWSPTIIRGDHREAIHIPNHKFTVNVVRNITQKTHWRIKTHLAISYLDVNKINTIVADMRKVLAKNPQVEQQKLHRRVFLEDVDPENQALVILISCFVKTSHREEYLSVKEAILLDLLRVISHHRARLATPIRTIRKMHTAADMETAPFGESMYGPGGVASKRSSVVIEPSYKIYGEDKSKSQKRASKPTTGEQDKVSSPKSKETPSSDSKVVSDTNKVPDETVVKPGTKPVSKPKSTAGVSGDEKPKTKRSGNTTKSSSPKKETDGSTSSVSRSAVEENLVLGVALEGSKRTLPIDEEEIRSSTKEADAKELTGASRRSGKRPLVTDKENKDGQSQTDASSTEL; encoded by the exons ATGACCCTCTATGGTTCATTGCAGTTGTCCCATGGCCTTGGTCTTTGCAGAAACCAAGGGTACTATAACCCACAAGAT AGTGCCATTACAAGGAGGCTGGGTATTATATCAATGGGTCCTCTCTCATTTGGCGTCCcg TTGGGGCAATATGGTTTCAGGAATATTTTACTCTCGGATTACCTTCGTAGGCCTATTTCTTCGGTACCGTGCAGAGCCACTGCTTTTAGGTGTCATTCGTTTTATGCAGGAGTCAAGTTCATTGAACCTCCTATCAGAGCTGCCACTATGGTGCTAACAAA GTCACACGGGTTAATACAACAATTCCCTCTTGTATATAAGTTGGTTCCATCTGTTGCTCTTCTTGTTTTCTCCCTGTGGGGTATAGTGCCTCTTGTTCGCCAAGGAAGAAACCTATTACTCAAT AAGAAAAATGATAACGGATGGAAAAAGAGTGGAACGTACCGTGTTATGACCTCGTATGTTCAACCCCTGCTGTTATGGTTAGGTGCCCTATTTATCTGCAG GGCATTAGATCCTGTTGTTCTTCCAACTGAAGCTAGCAAAATTGTCAAAGATAGGCTTTTGAATTTCGTGAGGTCATTGTCAACAGTACTTGCATTTGCCTATTGCATATCGAG TCTTATCCAACAAACACAGAAGCTCTTCTCGGAAACAAGTGACCCAAACGATGCAAGAAAT ATGGGATTTCAATTTGCTGGGAAAGCAGTGTATTCTGCCGTATGGGTTGCTGCTGTTGCACTATTCATGGAGTTGCTTGGTTTCTCTACACACAAATGGCTCACTGCTGGAGGTCTTGGGACAGTTTTGATTACTCTTGCTGGCCGAGAG ATTTTGACAAACTTTCTTTCAAGTGTTATGATACACGCAACCAGGCCATTTGTTCGGAACGAGCGGATTCAAATAAAGATTGAAGGTTATGAAGTTTCTGGTACTGTGGAG CAAGTTGGTTGGTGGTCACCAACGATCATAAGAGGTGACCACCGAGAGGCGATCCACATCCCAAACCACAAGTTCACAGTCAATGTTGTGAGAAACATTACTCAGAAAACTCATTGGCGTATCAAAACCCACCTAGCTATCAGTTACTTGGACGTTAACAAAATAAAT ACTATTGTAGCTGACATGCGGAAAGTATTGGCCAAGAACCCTCAAGTTGAGCAACAGAAGCTGCACAGAAGGGTATTCTTGGAGGATGTCGATCCAGAAAATCAAGCTCTTGTG ATACTTATTTCTTGTTTTGTGAAGACGTCCCATCGCGAAGAATACTTATCTGTAAAG GAAGCTATATTGTTGGACCTTCTTAGAGTCATAAGCCATCACCGAGCACGTCTAGCTACACCGATTCGTACAATCCGAAAGATGCACACAGCCGCTGATATGGAAACTGCACCGTTTGGAGAATCAATGTACGGTCCTGGAGGTGTTGCTTCTAAGCGTTCTTCGGTGGTGATCGAACCCTCGTACAAGATATATGGGGAAGACAAATCGAAATCTCAGAAACGCGCATCAAAACCAACGACTGGAGAGCAAGACAAAGTTTCCAGTCCAAAGTCCAAAGAAACGCCTTCTTCAGACTCAAAGGTGGTTTCTGATACCAACAAGGTACCTGATGAAACAGTAGTAAAGCCAGGAACCAAACCGGTCTCTAAACCAAAGAGTACAGCAGGAGTGTCGGGAGATGAGAAACCAAAGACCAAGAGAAGTGGCAACACAACAAAGTCGTCGTCACCAAAGAAGGAAACAGATGGTTCAACTTCATCAGTATCTAGATCAGCTGTGGAAGAGAATTTAGTACTGGGCGTTGCACTAGAGGGGTCAAAGAGAACACTTCCAATAGATGAAGAAGAGATTCGATCTTCCACCAAGGAAGCAGATGCTAAAGAACTGACCGGTGCTTCACGTAGATCTGGAAAGAGGCCGCTGGTGACTGATAAGGAAAATAAAGATGGCCAGTCTCAAACTGATGCTTCATCTACTGAACTCTGA